The following proteins are encoded in a genomic region of Mycobacterium kiyosense:
- a CDS encoding hypothetical protein (frameshifted, insertion at around 2927288, deletion at around 2927445) yields MTTTVPQGRQLHLAGFFSAGNVTHAHGAWRHVGATNGFLSGEYYKRIARTLERGKFDLLFLPDGLAIEDSYGGDLQTGVGLGGQGAIALEPTSVVATMAAATDRLGLGATVSTTHDVLPALPRRADLRDAGPSVGWPGVLECGDVA; encoded by the coding sequence TTGACCACGACCGTGCCCCAAGGCCGTCAACTGCACCTCGCTGGGTTTTTCTCGGCTGGCAACGTGACCCACGCCCACGGTGCGTGGCGTCACGTGGGCGCTACGAATGGCTTTCTCAGCGGTGAGTATTACAAGCGGATCGCTCGGACGTTGGAACGCGGGAAGTTCGATTTGTTGTTTTTGCCGGACGGTTTGGCGATCGAAGACAGTTACGGTGGGGATCTTCAGACCGGCGTCGGCCTGGGCGGTCAAGGCGCGATCGCCCTGGAACCGACCAGTGTTGTTGCAACAATGGCCGCGGCGACCGACAGATTGGGTTTGGGCGCGACGGTTTCCACAACGCACGACGTACTACCCGCCCTACCACGTCGCGCGGATCTTCGCGACGCTGGACCATCTGTCGGATGGCCGGGTGTCCTGGAATGTGGTGACGTCGCTTAA